The Opitutales bacterium ASA1 genome window below encodes:
- a CDS encoding sigma-70 family RNA polymerase sigma factor: MSALGMMHDSPTAAPGSDLLDVERVARIARGERAALRELYEAHGGRVFAFSRRMLGDAHEAEEATQDVFVRVWRRAGDFDPSRASPWAWMVVMTRSVCLDRLRRRRRRPDMAASFLSTEPDEADGSIPATQRPDAVDMHAAGQEVSTLLQLLKPAERTCVAHVFFDGLTQAETATRTGMPLGTVKTHLRRGLLRLRQFLSRHDS, translated from the coding sequence ATGAGCGCTCTGGGGATGATGCACGACTCGCCAACCGCTGCGCCCGGTTCCGACCTGCTCGACGTCGAGCGAGTGGCACGGATCGCGCGCGGCGAGCGGGCGGCGTTGCGCGAGCTCTACGAGGCGCACGGCGGCCGTGTATTCGCTTTCTCGAGACGCATGCTCGGCGACGCGCACGAGGCCGAGGAGGCCACGCAGGACGTCTTCGTGCGCGTGTGGCGTAGGGCCGGTGACTTCGATCCGAGTCGCGCTTCGCCGTGGGCTTGGATGGTGGTGATGACCCGCAGCGTGTGCCTCGACCGGTTGCGTCGCCGCAGACGGCGGCCCGATATGGCGGCGAGTTTTCTTTCCACCGAGCCCGACGAAGCGGATGGATCGATCCCTGCGACGCAACGTCCGGACGCGGTGGACATGCACGCCGCGGGGCAGGAGGTGAGTACGTTGCTGCAGTTGCTCAAGCCGGCGGAGCGGACGTGTGTCGCACACGTGTTCTTCGACGGCCTAACTCAAGCCGAGACTGCGACCCGTACCGGAATGCCGCTCGGCACCGTCAAGACCCACCTGCGACGCGGCCTGCTGCGTTTGCGCCAATTCCTTTCGCGCCATGATTCCTGA